The following coding sequences lie in one Negativicutes bacterium genomic window:
- the lpxK gene encoding tetraacyldisaccharide 4'-kinase yields HDLVVLDTIGELGKVYSIGDIIYVGGSLVAHGGHNILEPAAHGKPIIVGPNMFNFKETHALFSGRKACITVKTVEQLTQTVLNLLHDEDLRNNMQNETLQIVRENQGAARRSALYLREMLEQCQANRTKKQVRVQLVENFQMSLYKMVHGEEKGIISNFFLLVLYLFSYIYRHLLKLKLFLYKTNIIKQHKLDCHVISLGNITVGGTGKTPTAQILAKAISNMGYKVAILNRGYRAKWKGKVGVVSDGKKIYMTAVEAGDEAFLLAKRLPKVPVIIGADRAITGKYAVKKLGAEVVILDDGYQHWQLQRDIDILLIDAINVFGNNYILPRGTLREPLEHLDRADVCLLTKVDQSSSDIIDNIKHTINKHNKKALIIESSHSPKCFIEITNWYKNISNSNLPLNSMANKKITAVSAIGNPASFEKTLEDINAQLAYSIRFPDHHEYTMAEMQSVMDQAVEHNSEAIVITDKDAVKIPAEFIHSERALPVYVLSIEVEFLNNYHELMGLIKNRLKKTKSIRR; encoded by the coding sequence CCCATGATTTAGTGGTGCTTGATACCATTGGTGAATTGGGAAAGGTTTATAGTATTGGCGATATCATTTATGTTGGGGGAAGTTTAGTAGCACATGGGGGGCACAATATTTTAGAACCGGCTGCTCATGGCAAACCGATTATTGTCGGTCCTAATATGTTCAATTTTAAAGAGACACATGCACTTTTTTCCGGTAGGAAAGCTTGTATTACTGTAAAAACAGTAGAACAATTGACGCAAACTGTCCTTAATTTATTGCATGATGAAGACTTGCGCAACAATATGCAAAATGAAACATTGCAAATAGTAAGAGAAAACCAAGGGGCAGCTAGACGTAGTGCATTATATTTAAGAGAAATGTTAGAGCAGTGCCAAGCAAATCGTACTAAAAAACAAGTCAGGGTTCAATTGGTGGAAAATTTCCAAATGTCGTTATACAAAATGGTACATGGTGAAGAAAAAGGAATTATTTCGAATTTTTTCTTGTTGGTATTGTATCTTTTTTCATATATTTATCGCCATTTATTAAAGTTAAAATTGTTTTTATATAAAACTAATATCATAAAACAACATAAGCTTGATTGTCATGTAATCAGTTTAGGCAACATTACGGTAGGGGGTACCGGTAAAACTCCAACCGCGCAAATTTTAGCAAAAGCTATCAGTAATATGGGCTATAAAGTTGCTATTTTAAACAGAGGTTATCGAGCAAAATGGAAAGGTAAAGTCGGTGTTGTTTCTGACGGCAAAAAGATTTATATGACCGCGGTAGAAGCAGGGGATGAAGCCTTTTTATTAGCTAAAAGATTGCCAAAGGTACCGGTAATTATTGGTGCTGATCGCGCTATTACCGGAAAATATGCCGTTAAAAAATTAGGGGCAGAAGTTGTAATCTTAGATGATGGTTATCAACATTGGCAATTACAACGAGACATTGATATCTTGTTGATTGATGCCATCAATGTCTTTGGTAATAATTATATTTTACCGCGTGGCACCTTGCGGGAGCCGCTAGAGCATTTAGATAGAGCAGATGTATGTTTACTGACGAAGGTTGATCAATCCAGTAGCGATATTATTGACAATATTAAACATACAATTAATAAACACAACAAAAAGGCGTTAATTATTGAAAGTTCTCATAGTCCGAAATGTTTTATTGAAATTACTAATTGGTATAAAAATATCTCTAACAGTAATTTACCGCTCAATAGTATGGCTAACAAGAAAATAACGGCTGTTTCAGCGATTGGTAATCCGGCTTCATTTGAGAAAACACTAGAAGATATTAATGCGCAGCTTGCTTATAGTATTAGATTTCCGGATCACCATGAATATACAATGGCAGAAATGCAAAGTGTAATGGATCAAGCAGTGGAACATAATTCCGAGGCCATTGTTATTACAGATAAAGATGCGGTTAAAATTCCGGCAGAATTTATCCATTCTGAAAGGGCTTTGCCGGTATATGTATTAAGTATTGAAGTTGAATTTTTAAATAATTATCATGAATTAATGGGACTTATTAAAAATAGACTAAAAAAGACTAAGTCCATACGGAGGTAA
- the kdsB gene encoding 3-deoxy-manno-octulosonate cytidylyltransferase has product MKILCVIPARYASTRLPGKPLADIVGKPMIQHVYERSAQATIPQQVVVATDDEKVFQAVQQFGGKVVMTSSEHQTGTDRLAEVASKYAEVDVIINVQGDEPLIDPKVIDELAQEFLNDTALQMASVMSIMDTEDYQNPNAVKVVTDLNNNALYFSRSLLPYPRVAGKANVYKHIGIYAYKKDFLLKFAKLEPTPLEQSESLEQLRALENGYKIKMIKTKSKFIGVDSIEDLQTVNELLRK; this is encoded by the coding sequence ATGAAAATACTATGTGTTATTCCGGCTCGTTATGCCTCGACTAGATTGCCGGGCAAACCGTTAGCTGATATCGTCGGCAAACCAATGATTCAACATGTCTATGAAAGATCAGCTCAAGCGACAATTCCGCAACAAGTGGTTGTGGCGACTGATGATGAAAAAGTTTTCCAAGCGGTGCAACAATTTGGCGGTAAGGTCGTAATGACTTCAAGTGAGCATCAGACCGGAACAGATCGGCTAGCGGAGGTCGCAAGCAAATATGCTGAGGTTGATGTAATAATTAATGTACAAGGTGATGAACCGTTAATAGATCCCAAAGTGATTGATGAGTTAGCACAAGAATTTTTAAATGATACAGCCTTACAGATGGCTTCTGTTATGAGTATAATGGATACTGAAGATTATCAAAATCCCAATGCGGTAAAAGTTGTTACTGACCTTAATAATAATGCGCTTTATTTTTCGCGCTCCTTATTGCCTTATCCACGAGTTGCAGGTAAAGCCAATGTTTATAAACATATTGGTATTTATGCTTATAAAAAAGATTTCTTGCTGAAATTTGCCAAGTTAGAGCCGACACCGTTAGAACAAAGTGAATCGTTAGAGCAATTAAGAGCATTAGAAAATGGTTATAAAATAAAAATGATAAAAACAAAATCCAAGTTTATTGGTGTTGATAGTATCGAAGATTTACAAACAGTAAATGAATTATTAAGAAAATAG
- the kdsA gene encoding 3-deoxy-8-phosphooctulonate synthase — protein MKTVNVGNIKIGGNQPLALLAGPCVLEGFERSLKIGKAIKEITQRLGIPYVFKASFDKANRSSYSSFRGPGITEGLKMLQAIKDELQVPIVSDIHCITQVEAAAEVLDILQIPAFLSRQTDLLYQAAKTGKTVNVKKGQFLSPAEMKNAVVKMEEAGNENLMLTERGASFGYNNLVVDMRSFPIMRSFGYPVVFDATHSVQLPGGAGTASAGQREYVEYLTRGAVAVGVDALFMEIHDNPPEALCDGANMLYVDQLEDLLKDVLAIDAIVKKRK, from the coding sequence ATGAAAACAGTTAATGTTGGTAATATAAAAATTGGTGGCAATCAGCCGTTAGCGTTATTGGCAGGACCATGCGTATTAGAAGGCTTTGAACGTAGTTTGAAAATTGGTAAGGCTATTAAGGAAATAACCCAAAGATTAGGAATTCCTTATGTTTTTAAAGCGTCTTTTGACAAAGCAAATCGCTCTTCATATAGTTCCTTTAGAGGTCCGGGGATAACAGAAGGCTTAAAAATGTTGCAAGCTATCAAAGATGAATTACAAGTGCCGATTGTTAGCGATATCCACTGTATCACTCAAGTCGAAGCAGCGGCAGAGGTACTGGACATTTTGCAAATTCCAGCATTTTTATCACGCCAAACTGATTTGCTGTATCAAGCGGCAAAAACCGGTAAAACCGTTAATGTGAAAAAAGGGCAATTTTTATCACCGGCAGAAATGAAAAATGCTGTAGTAAAAATGGAAGAAGCGGGCAATGAAAATTTGATGTTAACTGAGCGGGGAGCTAGCTTTGGTTATAATAATTTAGTAGTAGATATGAGAAGTTTCCCAATTATGAGATCATTTGGCTATCCGGTTGTCTTTGATGCGACTCATAGCGTTCAATTGCCGGGTGGGGCGGGTACAGCTTCGGCCGGACAAAGAGAGTATGTGGAATATTTAACAAGAGGTGCTGTGGCGGTAGGTGTTGATGCTTTATTTATGGAAATACATGATAATCCACCGGAGGCCTTATGCGATGGTGCTAATATGTTATATGTTGACCAATTGGAAGACTTATTGAAAGATGTTTTAGCTATTGACGCTATTGTAAAAAAACGTAAATAA